ACAATCCGAATGGGTTGTACCGTAATTTCGGCTGCTAATTCAGGAGTTTCGCAACGCGTAAAGAAATCGTATTTGTCACGCAAAGCTCTGAATTCTGGCAAATATCTTCCCGCTTGACGCATCATCCAAACCGGTGGGCGTTCTACTTTTTCGTTATTTAAGGCTCTTAAAAAAAGGTCGTTTTTAATCATTTGTTTTATTTTTTATCCTGAAAAGGATTTGAAATTAATTGTATTCTTCGATCACATCAGCGAGTAACTCTTCAATAGAAGGTTGTGGCGCAACAATGATATTTTTAGTCGCTTTTCCCAAGGCCTCGGCGGTAGTTTCGCCAATGCAAAAGCACAATTCTTTTTTAATGGTATTGTCTTTCAAATAACTGGCAACTCCGGATGGACTGAAAAACAAAATCGCATCTACAGCTTTCTTTATTTTATGTGGGTTCAATTTGGTTTCATACACTTCGATTTCGTTGAACTCGATTCCGGCTTCTTGTAATGCCAAAGGCAAAGTCTCTTTTCTCAAATTACCACTACAAAAAGTATAGCTTGCATTGGCATAAATCAAGCTGATAATCTCCGCTAGATCTTCTGCATAATCTGCATAGGCAACGACTTCAAAACCGGCATCGGTTAAAATCGTTTTGCTTTTTACGCCTACGCAAAAGGCTTTTTTTTGTTGAAGTTCCGATTTTAATACCTCAAATTGGGAATGACTTAATAAACTGCGAACCGCATTCTGACTCGTAAAAATCAAATTGTCTTTGATTCCTTTTAGCTCGAAGTTCTTGGTTGCCACTTCAATAAAATTGGATTCCAACACTTCCAAACCAACATCCGTCAAGACTTGTTTTTGATGACTCAAAAGCACTTTTGTTGAAAGTATGCGTGTTGGATTTGCCATTATTTTTTTAATGTTGATTTGATTTGCGACATCAATTGAGCACCGCCATTATTCAAAATTTCTTGAGCAGAATGGAATCCTAATTTTTTCCACTCCGATATATCGACTGATTTCTCGATTGCTATTTTTTGTTTTCCATCCACCGAGAATAAAACCCCTTTGAATTCGATCGTATCTTTTTCTTCATCGTATTGTGCCAAAGCGCCAATTGGTGCAGTACAGCCTCCCTCTAAAGTCTTTAGAAACTGTCTTTCAATATAGGTGCAAATCTCCGTTTCAATATCGTTCAACTGACTCACAGCATCTTTGGTAAATTCGTCATTGGCCATAGCCACAACTAACATTGCGCCTTGTGCTGGAGCTGGAATCATCCAATCTAAATTGATGTAATTGTCTGGTTTAAGATTGATTCGTTCCAAGCCTGCTGCGGCAAAAACGGCTCCGTTCCAATCACTTTCGGCTAATTTTTGCATGCGGGTATTTACATTACCGCGCAAATCGACCACTTGGTGATTTGGGTATTTGTGCCACCATTGCGCTTGACGACGCAGGCTTCCGGTAGCAATAGTTCCTGTTGTAGTAAGAAAATCCAAATTGCCTTTGTGAACCAAAATATCCAAGGTGTTCGCACGCTCCAAAACGGCCGCCTGAACAATACCTTGCGGCAAAGCCGTTGGGACATCTTTCATAGAATGCACCGCAATATCTACCTGACCATTGATCATCGCAATATCCAAGGTTTTGGTAAAAATACCTGTGATGCCCAGTTCGTACAAGGGTTTGTCCAGAATAATATCACCTTGTGATTTTACAGCCACAATTTCTGTAGTATACCCCAAATCGTTCAGTTTATTTTGAACGGTATGGGCTTGCCAAAGTGCCAATTCGCTATCACGAGTTCCTATGCGTATAGTCTTACTCATTATTTTGTGGTTTCGCCAATATTAAACACTTTCTCAATCCACTCGATACTTTCATCTACCATCGTTTCTTCATCTTTCAAGTGATTGGCAAAATGATTGGTGATTTTTTGAATGATTCTATTGCTGATGATTTCAGCTTGTTCTTCGTTAAAATCGGCTAATTTTTTTCGTTGAAAATTCAATTCGCCATCTTTAATCGAATGTAATTTTTCTTTTAACGCATGAATCGTTGGAGCAAATTTTCGCCCTTTAGACCAAGTCAAAAATTCTTCTTTGATTTCTTCAATAATTGCTTCAGCAGCGGGAATATGTTTCTTTCTATTCTCTAAAGTCTCATCGGTAATTTGTGACAAATAATCCATGTGAACCAAAGTAACGCCTTCTACATCTTCTACATTTTCATTCACATTTTTCGGGATAGATAAATCCAAAATCAACAAAGGTTTTTTCAAATTCAAAATAGTTTTGTCCACCGTTGGGTTCTGAGCACCCGTTGCCACTACTAAAACATCCGCTTTTTGGATTTCCAATTGCAAGTCGGCATAATCTTTAACCACCACATCTAATTTTTGAGCCAATTTTTCGGCTTTGTCTTTGGTACGGTTAATTAACGTAATCTGTTCGTGCTTGGAATGTTTGACTAAATTTTCGCAGGTATTTCTTCCAATTTTACCGGTACCAAAAAGCAAAATATTTTTGTCGCCAATCTCCTCTACATTATTTAAAATATACTGCACCGAAGCAAAAGAAACCGAAGTGGCTCCCGATGAAATCTCGGTATCTGTTTTGATTTTTTTACTGGCTTGAATCACCGCATTAATCAAACGCTCTTGAAAAGCATTGACTAAATTGACAGATTTGGCTTGAAAAAAACTGGTTTTTATTTGAGAAATAATCTCAAAATCACCTAAAATTTGACTATCTAAACCAGTCCCCACTCTGAAAAGGTGGCCAACTGCTTCTTTATTTTTATATACAAAACCGTATTTTTGAAAGGCTTCAACAGATCCTTGACTGTTTTCACAAATCAATTTAATCAGTTGGAAAGGGTGTTCGGCAAAACCGTAAATTTCCGTTCTGTTGCAAGTTGAAGTTACGATCAAACTTTCAATTCCTTCGGTTTTTGCTTGCTCCAACAGGCGCATTTTAGCAACTGCATCCAAACTAAATTTCCCTCTTATCTCAGCATCAGCTTTTTTATAGCTCAAGCCAACGGCATAAAATGAATGAGGTTTTGATGTATGATGTTGCTCCATAAAGTATACTTTTCTAAAAAGTGGTACAAAAATATCACTAAGGTGTTGATAAAAGTAACGCTATAAGGTCTAAATGTGTCGCTGAATGTTTTTTTGAATTGAATTCGCACTTTTATAGTAAAAAAATCTATTTTTGTGCTATTATCAAGTTGTTTTAAAATTCGTTTTAAAATAATTTTGAGGGGGACACTTGGAATTAAATTGATTTTTATTGCTTAAAAAATATCGCTATGGGTTCACAAGAAGTAATAACCATTGAAGACGACTTTACGCTCATCCGCTTTCAAAATGATAGCGACGAACCGTTTCATGCGCAACGTGAAGTAGGTAGTGGGCTGATTCAGTTTCATTTTGGAATTAAAGGCAACGCCAAATTTATTTTCAATCAAGGCAATTATGCTTTGGAATTAAAGGAAGAAAAATCGCTGCTTTTGTACAATCCGCAAAAAGAATTGCCGCTGAATTTAGAATTGGCACCTAATTCTTGGGTGATTTCTGTAATTATTTCCATCAAAAAATTTCATGCGTTGTTTTCGACTGAAGCCAACTATATCACTTTTTTAAGTCCTGATAATAAAGATAAAAAGTATTATAACGAAGGCAATATTAGTCCCTCTATGGCAATTGTATTGAGCCAATTGTTCCATTACAGCTTGCATCCTTCTATCAAAAACTTGTATTACAAAGGCAAGGGTTACGAATTGTTGAGTTTGTATTTCAATAAAAGTGAAGACCCCAACGCTGAGCAATGTCCGTTTTTAATTGACGAAGACAATGTGTTCAAAATCAAAAAAGCCAAAGAAATAATCATTGCCAATATGGCCGAGCCACCAGGTTTGCAGGAATTAGCCGACCAAGTAGGGCTGAATTTGAAAAAATTAAAAATGGGGTTCAAACAAATTTATGGCGATACGGTGTATGGTTTTCTATTTGATTACAAAATGGACTACGCTCGAAAATTACTCGATAGCGGCTCCTATAATGTCAATGAAGTAGGACTAAAAATTGGCTACAGCACCGGAAGCCATTTTATTGCGGCTTTCAAGAAAAAATTTGCCACTACCCCAAAAAAATATTTAATGTCAATCAATACAACAATATAAAAAAGAAAAAATGAAAGGAGTATTATTAGTTAATCTTGGTTCCCCAGAAAGTCCAACTGCTAAAGACGTAAAACCCTATTTGGATGAATTTTTAATGGACAAATACGTCATTGACGTTCCGTTTTTATTGCGTGCTTTATTGGTTCGTGGAATCATTTTGCAAACAAGACCTAAAAAATCTGCCGAAGCCTATGCTAGAATTTGGACTAGCGAAGGTTCTCCTTTAATCGTGATTTCTAAAAAAATGCACGAAAAAGTGAAAACTTTGGTAGACATTCCTGTGGCATTATCGATGCGATACGGCACCATGACCATTTTAAAAGGACTACAAGAATTGCACGATAAAGGCGTGACAGAGGTACTACTTTTTCCTTTGTATCCGCAACATGCAATGGCGTCTACCACCACTATTTTAGTATTAGCAGAAGAACTTCGCGCCAAGCATTTCCCTGATATGAAATTTACAACCGTTCCGGCTTTTTACAACAAACCTGGATACATTGAAGCCTTGTCTAATTCGATCAAAAAACACTTAGAAGGTTTTGATTACGATCATTTGTTGTTTTCGTATCATGGAATTCCAAAACGTCACATTCGCAAAACCGATATTACCAAATCCCATTGTAAAATTGATGGTTCGTGCTGTAATACGCCTTCACCGGCGCACGAGTTTTGTTACCGTCACCAATGTTATGAAACTACTAAACAAGTAGTGAAAACATTAGGTATTCCAGAAGGTAAATATAGTCAAACCTTCCAATCTCGTTTAGCAGGTGACAAATGGTTGACGCCATACACCGATGTCGAAGTGAATAAAATGCCTGAAAAAGGAATTAAGAAATTAGCCGTGGTAACTCCCGCTTTTGTAGCCGATTGTTTGGAAACCTTGGAAGAAATTGCCATGGAAGCTAACGAAGAATTTTTACATCACGGCGGCGAAGAATTTATGGCGATTCCATGTATGAATGATGAAGACGAATGGTGTGGCGTAGTAGCAAAATGGATAGAAGAATTTAAAAACAACAAATAGTTGAGCCCATGTACGACTACTTAAAATCCTTGCACTTAATATTTGTTATCACTTGGTTTGCCGGATTGTTTTATATCGTCCGCCTTTTTGTGTACCAAATTGAAGCTTCAGAAAAACCATCCCCTGAAAAAGAAATTTTGCAGGAACAATTCAAGATTATGAGTTATCGTTTGTGGTACATCATCACTTGGCCTTCGGCGATTTTAGCCAGTTTTTTTGCTTTTTGGATGTTGTTTTTTACCGAATTGGGCAATGCTTGGTTGCAAATGCCGTGGATGCATGTGAAATTAGGATTTGTATTCTTGTTGTATTTGTACCATTTGAAATGCCACCAAATTTTCAAACAATTGCAAAATAACGAGGTAAAACATACGGGGAATTTCATGCGAATTTGGAACGAAGGGGCTACTTTAATTTTATTCGCAGTCGTGTTTTTAGTGATTTTAAAAAATGCGGTGAATTGGATTTATGGGGTAATTGGTATCTTTTTATTTTCCATTCTTATTATGCTTGGATTTAAATTTTACAAACGAATACGAGAAAAGAAGTAACTAGTAACTAGTGATTAGTAAATAGTTAATCACTAGTTACTAGAAACTAATCACTAATCACTCAATATGGTCAAAAGCTATAAAATATCCATGCTTTCACTTCGTACAAGGATTTTCCTGTCGATGATTGTATTGATTATTATGGCTTCCATCATTTTGGCTTCTATTTCAATTATTCAGTTTAAAAATGAAGCCAGAGTATACCACCAAGAACGTTTAGAACGGAAAGAAAACGAAGTGAAGGAACATATTAATTATGTGCTTTCAACAACCACTTATCCGTTAACACCACAAAATTTGCCTTTAATTTTCAAAGACAAAATTCACGAATTGGCACAAATTCATGCCATCGAAATCAATATTTATAGCCAGGAAGGGAAATTGCTAAAATCTTCCAAAGAATCTTTTTCGGTAGACCAAGTGGCGCCACCCATTCCGAAGTACATTTTGAAACTCGTGCGTTCTTCCATTGAAAAACGTTTTGTAGATATTAAAACGATTGACGGTATTAAAAATCGTTCTTCCTATAGCCAAATCAAAGACGACAAATTCAAACCGCTTGGAATTTTGAATTTACCCTATGTCGAAGATGATGGTTTTTATGAAAAAGAATTGAACGGCTTTTTAATTCGCTTGGCGCAAGTGTATTCGTTTATGTTATTGGTCGCTTTTGGCTTGGCCTATTTTCTTTCGACTTATATCACGAAGTCGTTAAAGACAATTTCAGATAAATTGGGCGAAACCAGTTTGAATCAAAAGAACGAAAAAATTGGGGTGGAAGCCAGTAGTAAAGAAATCAATTTGTTGATTAAATCGTACAATGCGATGGTAGACGAATTGGAAATCAGTGCGGTAAAATTAGCCCAAAGCGAACGTGAAGAAGCTTGGCGCGAAATGGCCAAACAGGTCGCCCACGAGATCAAGAATCCGCTAACGCCTATGCGTTTGACTGTGCAAAGTTTCCAACGAAAATTTGAACCGAACGATCCCGAGATCCAACAAAAGATGAAGGATTACTCTGAAACTTTGATTCAGCAAATTGATACGATGAGTGCGGTCGCTTCGGCTTTTTCGAACTTTGCTTCGATGCCTGCGCAACAAAACGAACTGCTCAATGTAGTGGAAGTGGTAGAGTTAGCTTTAGATATTTTCAACGAAGACTACTTGGTTTTTGAAAAAGAATCGGAAGAGATTATTGCCAAAATTGATCGGACACAACTCATCCGGATTATTACCAATTTGGTCAAAAATGCCATTCAAGCCATTCCGGACCAACAGAATTCTAAATCCATAGTAGTACGGGTGGAACAAAATCAAAAAAACGTGTTAATTACCGTAAAAGACAACGGAATTGGCATCAAAGAAATGGATAAAAACCGAATTTTTGAACCAAAATTCACCACCAAAAATAGCGGCATGGGATTGGGTTTGAGTATCATTAAAAATATTATCGAAAATTACAAAGGAAGCATTACATTTGAATCACAATATGGTCAAGGCACGACTTTTACAGTGAGTTTGCCCATTTTAAATTCTTAAAATACACCCACATGAACTACGAAAGTCTGTTGATTGCCATAGAAAATAAAATAGCGCTGGTTACCATAAATCGTCCTACAAAATTGAACGCCTTAAACAAAGCTACGCTGGCCGAATTACATTCCGCATTTAGCGATTTAGAAACCAATGATGCTGTTCAAGCGATTATCTTAACTGGTAGTGGCGAAAAAGCCTTTGTTGCTGGTGCTGATATTGCTGAATTTGCCGATTTCTCTGCTGCCGAAGGAACCCAATTGGCTGCCGAAGGACACCAAAAAGTATTCGACCATATTGAAAATTTGAAAAAACCAGTCATCGCTGCCATAAACGGATTTGCCTTAGGAGGCGGATTAGAATTAGCCATGGCCTGCCATTTTAGAGTTTCTTCAGACAATGCCAAAATGAGTTTGCCCGAAGTTACTTTGGGATTGATTCCGGGTTATGGAGGTACCCAACGTTTACCCCAATTAGTAGGTAAAGGTCGTGCTATGGAAATGATTTTAACCGCTGCAATGATTACGGCTGAAGAAGCAATGCAATACGGCTTGGTAAATCATGTAGTCCCTCAAAACGAACTCATCGCATTTTGCCAAGGGCTAGCGCAAAAAATAATTCAAAATGCCCCAATTGCTCTAAGTGAAGCTATTCAAGCTGTTAACGCCAGTTTTGACAATACCAAAAATGGTTATGAAGCTGAAATTAATGCTTTCGGAAGACTATTTGGTACAGCCGATTTCAAAGAAGGAACAACAGCATTTTTAGAAAAAAGAAAAGCTAATTTTAGCGGAAAATAATTCAAAATTAAAACGAAACTAATGGCTTTTCAAACTGAGTTTGCCCTTTTTTGGGAGAGTGTAAAAGAAAGTATGGCGCAATATACTTTTGCTAAATTAACCTTAGCAAAAACCATTGGTGATACCGAATTAAAAAACATTTATATGCGTCCCGTTTTAGTAGATGACCAAGTACGTATTTCTCTAATTGCGCGTTATAAAACCGAAGAAGTAGAAAGTTTTCACACTTTAGACGAAGCGTTTTTTGTACTTT
This sequence is a window from Flavobacterium ammoniigenes. Protein-coding genes within it:
- a CDS encoding uroporphyrinogen-III synthase, with protein sequence MANPTRILSTKVLLSHQKQVLTDVGLEVLESNFIEVATKNFELKGIKDNLIFTSQNAVRSLLSHSQFEVLKSELQQKKAFCVGVKSKTILTDAGFEVVAYADYAEDLAEIISLIYANASYTFCSGNLRKETLPLALQEAGIEFNEIEVYETKLNPHKIKKAVDAILFFSPSGVASYLKDNTIKKELCFCIGETTAEALGKATKNIIVAPQPSIEELLADVIEEYN
- the hemC gene encoding hydroxymethylbilane synthase encodes the protein MSKTIRIGTRDSELALWQAHTVQNKLNDLGYTTEIVAVKSQGDIILDKPLYELGITGIFTKTLDIAMINGQVDIAVHSMKDVPTALPQGIVQAAVLERANTLDILVHKGNLDFLTTTGTIATGSLRRQAQWWHKYPNHQVVDLRGNVNTRMQKLAESDWNGAVFAAAGLERINLKPDNYINLDWMIPAPAQGAMLVVAMANDEFTKDAVSQLNDIETEICTYIERQFLKTLEGGCTAPIGALAQYDEEKDTIEFKGVLFSVDGKQKIAIEKSVDISEWKKLGFHSAQEILNNGGAQLMSQIKSTLKK
- the hemA gene encoding glutamyl-tRNA reductase, producing MEQHHTSKPHSFYAVGLSYKKADAEIRGKFSLDAVAKMRLLEQAKTEGIESLIVTSTCNRTEIYGFAEHPFQLIKLICENSQGSVEAFQKYGFVYKNKEAVGHLFRVGTGLDSQILGDFEIISQIKTSFFQAKSVNLVNAFQERLINAVIQASKKIKTDTEISSGATSVSFASVQYILNNVEEIGDKNILLFGTGKIGRNTCENLVKHSKHEQITLINRTKDKAEKLAQKLDVVVKDYADLQLEIQKADVLVVATGAQNPTVDKTILNLKKPLLILDLSIPKNVNENVEDVEGVTLVHMDYLSQITDETLENRKKHIPAAEAIIEEIKEEFLTWSKGRKFAPTIHALKEKLHSIKDGELNFQRKKLADFNEEQAEIISNRIIQKITNHFANHLKDEETMVDESIEWIEKVFNIGETTK
- a CDS encoding AraC family transcriptional regulator — encoded protein: MGSQEVITIEDDFTLIRFQNDSDEPFHAQREVGSGLIQFHFGIKGNAKFIFNQGNYALELKEEKSLLLYNPQKELPLNLELAPNSWVISVIISIKKFHALFSTEANYITFLSPDNKDKKYYNEGNISPSMAIVLSQLFHYSLHPSIKNLYYKGKGYELLSLYFNKSEDPNAEQCPFLIDEDNVFKIKKAKEIIIANMAEPPGLQELADQVGLNLKKLKMGFKQIYGDTVYGFLFDYKMDYARKLLDSGSYNVNEVGLKIGYSTGSHFIAAFKKKFATTPKKYLMSINTTI
- the hemH gene encoding ferrochelatase — translated: MKGVLLVNLGSPESPTAKDVKPYLDEFLMDKYVIDVPFLLRALLVRGIILQTRPKKSAEAYARIWTSEGSPLIVISKKMHEKVKTLVDIPVALSMRYGTMTILKGLQELHDKGVTEVLLFPLYPQHAMASTTTILVLAEELRAKHFPDMKFTTVPAFYNKPGYIEALSNSIKKHLEGFDYDHLLFSYHGIPKRHIRKTDITKSHCKIDGSCCNTPSPAHEFCYRHQCYETTKQVVKTLGIPEGKYSQTFQSRLAGDKWLTPYTDVEVNKMPEKGIKKLAVVTPAFVADCLETLEEIAMEANEEFLHHGGEEFMAIPCMNDEDEWCGVVAKWIEEFKNNK
- a CDS encoding CopD family protein, producing MYDYLKSLHLIFVITWFAGLFYIVRLFVYQIEASEKPSPEKEILQEQFKIMSYRLWYIITWPSAILASFFAFWMLFFTELGNAWLQMPWMHVKLGFVFLLYLYHLKCHQIFKQLQNNEVKHTGNFMRIWNEGATLILFAVVFLVILKNAVNWIYGVIGIFLFSILIMLGFKFYKRIREKK
- a CDS encoding sensor histidine kinase; translation: MIVLIIMASIILASISIIQFKNEARVYHQERLERKENEVKEHINYVLSTTTYPLTPQNLPLIFKDKIHELAQIHAIEINIYSQEGKLLKSSKESFSVDQVAPPIPKYILKLVRSSIEKRFVDIKTIDGIKNRSSYSQIKDDKFKPLGILNLPYVEDDGFYEKELNGFLIRLAQVYSFMLLVAFGLAYFLSTYITKSLKTISDKLGETSLNQKNEKIGVEASSKEINLLIKSYNAMVDELEISAVKLAQSEREEAWREMAKQVAHEIKNPLTPMRLTVQSFQRKFEPNDPEIQQKMKDYSETLIQQIDTMSAVASAFSNFASMPAQQNELLNVVEVVELALDIFNEDYLVFEKESEEIIAKIDRTQLIRIITNLVKNAIQAIPDQQNSKSIVVRVEQNQKNVLITVKDNGIGIKEMDKNRIFEPKFTTKNSGMGLGLSIIKNIIENYKGSITFESQYGQGTTFTVSLPILNS
- a CDS encoding enoyl-CoA hydratase/isomerase family protein, producing MNYESLLIAIENKIALVTINRPTKLNALNKATLAELHSAFSDLETNDAVQAIILTGSGEKAFVAGADIAEFADFSAAEGTQLAAEGHQKVFDHIENLKKPVIAAINGFALGGGLELAMACHFRVSSDNAKMSLPEVTLGLIPGYGGTQRLPQLVGKGRAMEMILTAAMITAEEAMQYGLVNHVVPQNELIAFCQGLAQKIIQNAPIALSEAIQAVNASFDNTKNGYEAEINAFGRLFGTADFKEGTTAFLEKRKANFSGK